A single window of Actinoallomurus bryophytorum DNA harbors:
- a CDS encoding NAD-dependent formate dehydrogenase, whose translation MAKVLCVLYDDPVDGYPTSYARDDLPRIDHYPGGQTTPTPRGLDFTPGHLLGSVSGELGLRRFLESAGHTFVVTSDKEGDDSEFDRELPDADVVISQPFWPAYLTADRIAKARNLKLAITAGIGSDHVDLDAAVARDVTVAEVTFSNSISVAEHVVMMMLSMVRDYLPAHQWVLDGGWNIADCVSRSYDIEGMHVGTVAAGRIGLAVLRRLKPFDVQLHYTDRHRLPEPVERELGLTFHESTADMVPHCDVVTINAPLHPETEGLFDDKLIATMKNGAYLINTARAKICDRDAIARALRSGRLAGYAGDVWYPQPAGPDHPWRAMPHHGMTPHISGSSLSAQARYAAGTREILESWLAGTPIREEYLIVDKGHLAGTGAHSYSTR comes from the coding sequence ATGGCCAAGGTGCTGTGCGTTCTGTACGACGACCCTGTCGATGGCTACCCGACTTCCTACGCTCGCGATGACCTACCGCGAATCGATCACTATCCCGGCGGCCAGACCACTCCGACCCCGCGCGGCCTCGACTTCACGCCGGGCCATCTTCTCGGCAGCGTCTCCGGCGAACTCGGACTGCGCCGGTTCCTCGAGAGCGCCGGTCACACCTTCGTGGTCACCTCGGACAAGGAAGGCGACGACTCGGAGTTCGACCGCGAACTTCCCGACGCGGACGTCGTGATCTCCCAGCCGTTCTGGCCCGCGTACCTGACCGCCGACCGCATCGCCAAGGCACGGAACCTGAAACTCGCGATCACCGCCGGCATCGGCTCGGACCACGTCGACCTCGACGCCGCCGTCGCCCGCGACGTCACCGTCGCCGAGGTCACGTTCTCCAACAGCATCAGCGTCGCCGAGCACGTCGTGATGATGATGCTGTCCATGGTCCGTGACTACCTGCCGGCGCACCAGTGGGTCCTCGACGGCGGCTGGAACATCGCCGACTGCGTGAGCCGGTCCTATGACATCGAGGGCATGCACGTCGGCACGGTCGCCGCCGGTCGCATCGGGCTCGCCGTGCTCCGCCGGCTCAAGCCCTTCGACGTCCAGCTGCACTACACCGACCGGCACCGGCTGCCGGAGCCCGTGGAACGAGAGCTCGGCCTGACCTTCCACGAGAGCACGGCCGACATGGTCCCCCACTGTGACGTCGTCACGATCAACGCGCCTCTTCACCCCGAGACCGAGGGGCTCTTCGACGACAAGCTGATCGCCACGATGAAGAACGGCGCCTACCTGATCAATACGGCCCGCGCGAAGATCTGTGACCGCGACGCGATCGCCCGCGCGCTGCGCAGCGGCCGCCTCGCCGGGTACGCCGGTGACGTCTGGTACCCCCAGCCCGCCGGGCCCGACCACCCCTGGCGAGCCATGCCGCACCACGGCATGACCCCGCACATCTCCGGCTCCTCGCTGTCCGCCCAGGCCCGCTACGCCGCCGGGACCCGCGAGATCCTGGAGTCCTGGCTCGCCGGAACCCCCATCCGTGAGGAGTACCTCATCGTCGACAAGGGCCACCTGGCCGGCACCGGCGCGCACTCGTACTCCACGCGCTGA